A genomic segment from Sparus aurata chromosome 10, fSpaAur1.1, whole genome shotgun sequence encodes:
- the LOC115589851 gene encoding junctional adhesion molecule-like, whose protein sequence is MQWKVILGFVAVVFIFLLITLIGNRKPMARTDPGESDLIGSDEPKPGIVARLMGSQQVHEKDPIRCSADPVAAVVGQPLTLDCQLEPQQDVTTKVIEWMFNKKGRVLVYKSRAFSPGDQAEQFRDRASHGSSGDLTKGKIPVIISSVREDDAGTYSCSVRNGKQQISCSIQVTVAPKEQLTDPVNTPAGVRSKAPDQNGASLALALVISTFLCMLCY, encoded by the exons ATGCAGTGGAAGGTCATTCTCGGTTTTGTCGCAGtggttttcatttttctgctgATCACCTTAATCGGAA ACAGAAAGCCAATGGCAAGAACAGATCCCG GAGAGTCCGATCTGATTGGCTCAGATGAACCAAAACCAGGCATAGTAGCCCGTCTCATGGGCTCACAGCAGGTTCATg AAAAGGATCCGATCAGATGTTCAGCGGACCCGGTCGCTGCTGTGGTCGGACAGCCCCTCACTCTGGACTGCCAGCTTGAGCCTCAACAAGATGTGACCACGAAAGTGATCGAATGGATGTTCAACAAGAAAGGCCGGGTCCTTGTTTATAAAAGCAGAGCATTTTCCCCTGGGGATCAGGCAGAACAGTTCAGAGACAGAGCGTCTCACGGCAGCAGTGGGGATCTAACCAAAGGGAAAATACCTGTGATAATCTCATCCGTCAGGGAAGATGATGCTGGAACGTACAGCTGCTCTGTTCGAAATGGAAAACAGCAAATCTCCTGCTCTATTCAAGTCACCG TGGCTCCTAAAGAGCAGCTTACAGACCCGGTTAATACTCCGGCTGGAGTCAGGAGTAAAGCCCCGGACCAAAAT ggTGCTTCACTGGCGTTGGCACTGGTTATATCTACATTCCTGTGTATGCTGTGCTATTGA
- the LOC115589782 gene encoding uncharacterized protein LOC115589782 — protein sequence MRTFTVCFCQMAAVFNLLEQYRLQEYYNKFLQLGVKDERDFLDGVTDEDLNNLGLSQVERNRFSTMRNTIRRLRAPAQHAATSVKKSMESFYLQYTYAKCPEPKYIRDMDASQNTVEDLMLRIRHNESVDASKGVCLYTVDGLPLTDDPFFNTWSLKDRHIKNGDLIYAIFTSKENLNTAPQLPKREVTETYGSDTVRCHIMLKGDFEVMVDLESDTITTLKNKLTDESGIPAHVLHYRGERGSGNTLESYGISDGSTVNFSLSTFSEGVLNQEDFFTDDVVPPVQQTPKGISVFLSSLYIIKKKGTGVGCKNLIGYIRKLTGCYPLAHSLYQLLFRNESVSRNQKIAVVEGLYLLFRELLPQLGTNRGDKIIEDPDVFEYSTYCWAHLLSEAKKETTEHENYATFSLMSEEGRRFCDPVTVPGVPGVLERAVVLQKIRDGEKIPNCTEDVLRETSIKRATNIEKILLSVHPSIAVYDLWISHSAVTCQNFDINTEKSFGDMAEEMKAFPQLSATPPLLLKGLGYDQLHLVFLSKDNLGVYLTKNKANPARIEVRDFLTGKVKTIDVNALAVTTGDHRNDHSFVTTRTPKEAIMVLIDTSSSMAENCYGSVEIQKIHAVKELFDNFATRTMAYDFHHVIGLAKFDSTVETLHTFTETLEKFKEHVRTLKASGSTKLYDALQLGMLELGKVKKKFPNCKLRILCLTDGHDVGSSSMPDVVTANLIKSNITVDSILLGNVGISRLSLVHAMLRNTSQLQPGAPDTFCILRGISNATGGCCFKPETSKDGLKLFEIETLLSLEMRKPKNKADPSTITFSSLQVISAAHGYDKSPEVILPSEMNSKVTVTESALKKKIRDSKVGQMMEKDKRILEELRSLHCHPHPYFGIFPSEADFTFWKIVMEGPPDTPYEKGVFELFCQFGPDYPVKPPLVRFVTPVYHCNINNVGRICHNIFDRNYNAQITMRDILNAVYGLLIIPEPEDPLDSILAEEFMSSPEKYEQEAKKHTEETAATSRDVMEKKLVDPGKQLVPPHLICPLTNKLFVDPVETIYGTVYERKAIEQHLKEHKHDPKGGPAVPLTNADLKLASEMKKMATDYRSKQLR from the exons ATGAGGactttcactgtttgtttttgtcagatgGCTGCAGTATTCAACTTGCTGGAGCAGTACAGACTGCAGGAGTACTATAATAAATTTCTCCAGCTCGGTGTGAAAGATGAAAGAGATTTCCTCGATGGTGTCACAGATGAAGACTTGAACAACCTTG GATTAAGCCAGGTGGAAAGGAATCGTTTTTCTACCATGAGAAACACCATCCGCAGACTCAGAGCTCCAGCACAGCATGCTGCGACATCTGTGAAGAAGTCAATGGAGTCATTCTATCTGCAGTACACATACGCCAAATGTCCAGAACCAAAATATATCCGAG ATATGGACGCGTCACAAAACACAGTTGAAGATCTGATGTTGAGGATCCGTCACAATGAAAGTGTTGATGCATCCAAAGGCGTCTGTCTCTACACAGTAGATGGATTGCCTTTGACAGATGATCCATTCTTCAACACAT GGTCTTTAAAAGACAGACACATTAAAAATGGAGATTTAATCTACGCCATATTTACATCAAAGGAGAACCTGAATACAGCTCCTCAATTGCCAAAGCGTGAAGTTACTGAAACCTACGGAAGTGATACAGTGCGATGCCACATCATGCTCAAG GGTGACTTTGAGGTGATGGTGGATTTGGAAAGTGACACAATAACTACTTTAAAGAATAAGCTGACAGATGAAAGTGGAATCCCAGCACATGTTCTTCATTACAG GGGCGAACGTGGCAGTGGCAACACGTTAGAAAGTTATGGAATCTCAGATGGGTCAACAGTTAATTTCTCTCTGTCCACGTTTTCTGAGGGGGTTCTAAACCAAGAAGACTTCTTCACTGATGATGTTGTTCCCCCAGTGCAACAAACCCCCAAAGGAATCAGTGTATTCTTGTCTTCACTTTATATCATT aaaaaaaagggtACCGGAGTTGGATGCAAGAATTTGATCGGCTACATTCGAAAACTGACTGGATGTTACCCTTTGGCCCACAGTTTGTATCAGTTACTCTTTAGGAATGAGAGCGTATCCAGGAATCAGAAG ATCGCAGTAGTCGAAGGCTTGTACTTGCTATTCAGAGAACTTTTGCCACAGCTTGGAACAAACCGAGGGGATAAGATCATTGAGGACCCTGATGTCTTTGAGTATTCAACATACTGCTGGGCACATCTCCTGTCAGAAGCAAAG AAAGAGACAACAGAACATGAGAACTATGCAACATTTTCTCTGATGTCTGAAGAAGGCAGACGTTTCTGTGATCCAGTCACTGTACCTGGAGTACCAGGTGTCCTTGAAAGAGCAGTTGTGCTTCAGAAAATCCGAG ATGGCGAGAAGATTCCAAACTGCACCGAAGACGTTCTGCGAGAAACATCGATCAAGAGAGCCACTAACATCGAGAAGATTTTGCTCAGCGTTCACCCATCAATTGCAGTATATGATCTCTGGATTTCTCACAGCGCTGTGACATGTCAGAA CTTTGACATAAATACTGAGAAGAGTTTTGGAGACATGGCAGAAGAAATGAAGGCGTTCCCTCAGCTCAGCGCGACTCCACCACTGCTTTTGAAGGGTCTTGGTTATGATCAACTACACCTTGTTTTCCTGAGTAAAG ACAACCTTGGTGTCTATTTGACTAAAAATAAGGCAAACCCTGCAAGGATCGAAGTGCGCGATTTTCTGACTGGCAAAGTCAAAACTATCGATGTGAATGCATTGGCAGTAAC AACTGGTGACCATAGAAATGACCATTCATTCGTCACAACTAGGACTCCAAAAGAAGCCATAATG GTGCTGATAGACACAAGCTCATCCATGGCAGAAAACTGCTATGGAAGTGTGGAGATACAGAAAATCCATGCTGTCAAAGAGCTTTTTGACAACTTTGCCACTCGGACCATGGCTTATGATTTTCATCATGTCATTGGCCTTGCCAAGTTTGACTCCACAGTGGAAACTCtccacacattcacagaaacacTTGAAAAGTTCAAG GAACATGTGCGCACCCTTAAGGCATCAGGAAGTACAAAGCTGTATGATGCACTGCAGCTAGGAATGCTTGAGTTGGGCAAAGTCAAGAAGAAGTTTCCAAACTGTAAACTTCGCATTCTTTGTCTCACAGATGGACATGATGTTGG ATCCTCAAGCATGCCAGATGTTGTTACTGCCAACCTGATCAAATCTAACATCACTGTGGATTCAATTCTTCTTGGAAATGTGGGGATCAGTCGGCTCAGCTTAGTGCATGCAATGCTAAGAAATACTTCACAACTACAGCCAGGGGCTCCTGATACTTTTTGCATTCTGCGCGGAATCAGCAATGCAACAG GAGGCTGCTGTTTCAAACCAGAGACGAGCAAAGATGGTTTGAAGCTTTTTGAGATCGAGACTCTTCTCTCTTTGGAGATGAGGAAACCCAAGAACAAAGCTGATCCATCTACCATCACTTTT agttCATTACAAGTGATCAGTGCTGCTCATGGGTATGATAAATCTCCAGAGGTTATCTTGCCAAGCGAAATGAACAGtaaagtgacagtgacagagag TGCTCTGAAAAAGAAGATCCGGGACTCCAAAGTTGGACAAATGATGGAAAAAGACAAACGTAtcctggaggagctgaggagtCTGCACTGTCACCCACATCCCTACTTCGGTATCTTTCCATCAGAGGCTGACTTCA caTTCTGGAAGATTGTCATGGAAGGACCTCCAGACACACCTTATGAGAAAGGAGTCTTTGAGTTGTTCTGCCAGTTTGGTCCTGACTATCCGGTGAAGCCTCCACTGGTTCGCTTTGTCACACCT GTGTACCACTGCAATATTAACAATGTGGGCCGCATCTGCCACAACATATTCGACCGGAACTACAACGCCCAGATCACTATGAGAGATATCCTCAATGCTGTCTATGGACTGCTCATCATCCCGGAGCCTGAAGATCCATTGGACAG CATCCTGGCTGAGGAATTTATGTCCAGTCCTGAGAAGTACGAACAAGAggccaaaaaacacacagaggaaactgCTGCTACGTCACGAGATGTCATGGAAAAG AAATTGGTGGATCCAGGGAAACAGCTTGTACCGCCTCATCTAATCTGTCCCCTCACCAACAAGCTGTTTGTTGATCCAGTGGAAACAATTTACGGAACAGTGTATGAACGAAAGGCCATCGAACAACATCTCAAAGA acacaaacacgaTCCAAAGGGTGGCCCAGCAGTACCGCTGACCAACGCTGATCTCAAATTAGCCAGTGAAATGAAGAAAATGGCAACTGACTACCGTTCTAAACAACTTCGGTAA